The nucleotide window GGCCCACGCTTGAACTCGCCGTCGCAGCGATGGCCGTATCGTTGGCTATTTCGCTCCCTGCCGGCGTCTTCAGCGCGGTTCACAAAGGAAAGATGCCCGACTACCTCAGTCAGTTCGCTGCACTGCTCGGCGTATCGATGCCCAACTTCTGGCTGGGCTATCTACTCATCATCGTCTTCTCTCTCGAACTCGGTGTCCTTCCGGTGTCCGGCGTTGGGAGTTTCGAACGGTTGATTCTCCCTGCCGTGACGCTTGGAACCGGGATGGCCGCTATCGTGACCCGACTCGTCCGGTCATCGATGCTCGAGGTGCTGGACGATGAATACATTCGGACGGCCCGTGCGAAGGGGTTAAGAGAACGGATTGTCGTCTACAAACACGCACTTCGGAATGCACTCATCCCGGTCGTAACCATCGTCGGTCTCCAGTTCGGTTATCTGCTCAACGGTGCTGTCGTGGTGGAAATCGTCTTCCAACGACCGGGTCTCGGAAGCTTGCTCATCAATGCCATTTTCGCCCGCGATTACCCCGTTGTGCAGGGATTAGTGTTGCTTATCGCGGCCATCTTCGTCCTGACGAACTTCGCTGTGGATATCGTTTATCGCTATATTGACCCACGAATCTCGTTCGAGGGGGCCAGCGCATGAGCGATTCAGAATCCGATGCGATGACTGACGGCGGCGTCGTGGACGAGACGCGATTCCCGCGATATCGATCCGCCGTCGAGTCACGAGCGTTCCGCCAGTTCACCGCGAACAAACTGAACATCATCGGCCTTGTCATCGTCGTGACGGTGCTTTTCGGTGCGGTATTCGCCCCGGTTCTCACGACGTACAATCCGGAAAAGGGAGACCTCTTCGACCGATTGGAGCCACCATCAGAGGAACATCTCCTCGGAACTGACCAACTCGGTCGCGACGTTTTCGCCCGACTTCTCTATGGCGCGCGCATTTCGCTGGGAATCGCCGTTACGGTGGTGGGCATCACGTTGGTCATCGGAACCGCTGTCGGAGTGACAGCGGGATATGCAGGTGGATACGTGGACGAGGCGCTCATGCGCTTCGTGGATATCCTGCTCGCGTTCCCAGGAATTCTCCTCGCGCTTGTTATCGCGGGAATCCTCGGGCCGAGTCTCACGAACATCATGATTGCACTTGCCGTCGTCGGCTGGACGCAGTACGCGAGGGTCGTTCGCGGAAGCGTCCTCTCCGTGAAGGAAATGGAGTATGTTCGAGCCGCGCAATTGATGGGCGTCTCACGAACTCGTATCGTTCTCAAACACATCATTCCGAACGTCATCGCGCCGGTCGTCGTACTTGGCACGATGGATATGGCATACGTCATCCTCGGGACGGCGGGGCTATCATTCCTCGGTCTCGGCGCCCAACCGCCGACACCCGAATGGGGAACGATGTTGGCCTCCGGACGAAACTACCTCCAGGATGCGTGGTGGGTCGTGAACTTCCCCGGATTGGCGATTATGCTCGTCGTTCTCGGATTCAACCTCCTCGGTGATGGCCTTCGTGACCTTCTCGACCCCAAGGATATGGCCGATATGGAGGACAAGGGATTATGAGCAAACCATTACTCGAAATTGACGACTTACATACGCGATTCAGCACGCACGAAGGAACCGTTCACGCGGTCAACGGCGTCTCATTCTCTGTTGACCACGGCGAAATCGTCGGTATCGTTGGAGAAAGCGGGAGTGGGAAGTCCGTAACCGCACTCTCGCTTATGCGTCTCGAAAATCCGGGTCGTATCGTCGATGGCTCGATACGGTTTCAGGGAACAGAGTTAACGACGGCGTCATCCCAAGATATTCGCCGTCTCCGCGGCGGTGGGATGTCGATGGTCTTCCAAGACCCGATGACAACGTTGAACCCTGTCTTTACGGTGCGCGATCAAATCATCGAATCGCTCAAGGTACACGAGAAACCGAACTCGCAGAGCCTCCTCGACTTTCTCAACGCACCACTGTTCAGCAATCGGTCAGAACACAAACGCAAACAGGAACGCGCAGTTGAGTTGATGGAACAGGTTGGTATTCCCTACCCTGCGGAACGTGCTGACGCGTATCCTCACGAGTTTAGTGGGGGTATGCGTCAGCGCGTAATGCTCGCTATCGCACTCGCGAGCGAACCCGATCTCCTCATCGCGGACGAACCGACGACCGCACTGGACGTGACCATCCAGGCACAGATTCTGCGTGAACTGAAAACACTCAACGAAACGCATGGAATGAGCATTCTGATGGTAACCCACGACCTCGGTGTCGTCTCCGAGGTGTGCGATCGCGTCATCGTCATGTACGGTGGCGAGGTGATGGAAACCGGCTCAACGGACGACGTGCTCTCCGATCCGAAACACCCCTACACGAAGGCACTCCTCGACTGTATGCCACAGAATACGAGGCGCAAAGAACCACTCAACGTCATCGAAGGACAGGTACCGGATATGGTCGGTGGGACGACTGGTTGTCCGTTTGCCGACCGTTGTTCCCACACAACGAATGCCTGTACTAACGGCCCAATTCCGGAACACGACGTCGGTTCCGATCGCGTAGTGAAATGTGATGAAATCGAGTTCGTTAGCGATGCTGGTGTGGCGAGCGGTGGTGATGCCGAATGAGCCTTCAGCAACCCATGACAGGTTCGACGCCGGTCTTCGAAATCGAATCCGTCACGAAACGCTTCGCGCTCTCCGATTCGTTGCTCGACCGAGCCATCGGGACACGGGAGTTCGTCACCGCCGTCGACGATGTCTCCTTGACTATCCACGAGGGTGAAACGCTCGGACTCGTTGGAGAGAGCGGGAGCGGTAAATCGACGCTTGCGAACCTGATTACCGGGCTATACGAACCGACCGAGGGGACGATTTCCTTCGACGGTGAGCCAGTCGGTCACGTTTCCGCTCGATCGACCGACGTGCGCTCGGAAATCGGGATGGTATTTCAGAATCCGAAAGCGAGTATCGACCCCCGAATGTCGATTCGGGATGCTATCGAGGAGCCGATGAAAGCACAGGGCTGGTCACGCACTCGTCGCGAGGAGCGAATCGAAGAGTTGCTCACGCTGGTCAACTTGTCGGAGCATCACGCTGACCGCTACGCTCACGAACTCTCGGGCGGACAGGCACAACGAGTTGCTATTGCACGTGCGGTCGCACTCGAACCACGTGTGCTGGTGCTCGACGAACCCACATCGGCACTCGACGTGAGTGTTCAAGCGAAAATCACCAATCTACTGGTCGAACTGCAGGAGACGCTCGGCCTCACGATGCTGTTCATCGCACACGACCTCAGTGTCGTCGAACACATCGCCGACCGTGTCGCCGTCATGTATCTTGGGCAGGTCATGGAAGTTGCACCGACCGAACAACTGTTCGAACAACCAACGCACCCCTATACGAGTGCACTCCTTTCCGCGATTCCGGAGGTCGGGCCGGATGATGGCGAAACGGTGATTCTGGACGGAGATATTCCAAGCCCAGTGAATCCTCCGAGTGGCTGTGTTTTCCACACCCGGTGTCCGATTGCGCGACCGGAGTGTGCCGAAATCAACCCTCAGTACGAGGGTATTAGTCATGGACGGACAAAGTGTCTATATCCTATAGATGATGAAATCGAATCGGAGGCGGAACAATGACTAACGACAATTCCAACACCTCCGTGCCGTCCGATACTGGGTCAGCGGAGACCAGCAAATCAACGGACTCTACTTCAATTGAACCGAGTGAAAACGCACTACCCGCAGAGGATCTTCAGTATCCGGAGTTTACGTTCGAGGACGGCTCTATTTCTCCGGATGGATCGTTCGACCTCGAACGAACGCTGAAGCGTGACGAGATGGAAAACTGGCTCTCCGACCTTGCCGGAGGGCTCACCAGCCACGACATCGCCGTTGAATCGTCCGACCGCCACGTCACGTTCGGTATCCGGCCCGATGCAGTATCGATGGCGTTTGAACCGGACGACGATCATCGTGGAAAACTCAAGGTGTCGTTCGAGTTGGACGCGAAAGTCATGCTCGCGCAGGATACTGACAGTCCAAAGATCGGTGCCCGTGCCGGTCGTGGGTTCGTTCCCGTCGAGATGCTCACGACGGATCGGAAGCCGGAACATTTCCGGTGTTACAATTGGATCGAAAATCCCGTTGAAGAGGAGTAATCGCTGCTATTTTTCGAAGGGTTTGCTTTCGATTCACACAATGGAAGCTTTTTCACCGGGAGAAAAAACCCACAATGCTTACTTATAGACGCACTCATCATCGACCGTGTGTGAGGATTGCCGTCCGCGCGAACTCCTCGCCCTCTTGGGAGATGAATACGTGCAAACCGTACTTTCCGCTACGAGTGATAAGCCACTGTCAGCGAACGAATTGAGTGATATTTGTGGGACATCATTGCCGACAGTGTATCGGCGCATCGAAGAGATGGTCGCCTGTCACCTCCTTGCTGAACGAAACGAGATCGACGCTAACGGCAATCATTACAAGACGTATGAGGCACTGCTTGAGCAAGCAACCGTTCAGTTGGACGACGGCGAATTTGTCGTTGATCTTGACACCGTTGAACGAGAAGATGCACCGGATCGGTTCATGCGAATGTGGAACAACATTCGGGAGGATGAGTCATAATGCATATCGGACTCGTCGTCGCCAAAATCGTCGTAGCGATACTCGGCCTACTCATTGCATTCCAGAGTTATCGCGCCTACGCTCGGTACGACAGCAGTCCAATGTTGTATCTTGCACTCGGTTTCTCCCTCATCAGTATTGGCTCAGTCATCGAAGGGGTTCTCTACGAAGTCGTGAAATTGTCTCTCTTCTACGCCGGAATGGTTCAGTCAATCGTCGTCGCACTCGGCATGGTCGCTGTTCTGTACTCTCTGTACGGTCGGGAGCGCTAACGCTTTCGAACTGCCCTTGCTGGCTGAATCTCCTCTTGCCGCGGTAGGAATCAGTCTCGTCCTATTTAAATGGTTCTGCCGATTAAATCCAGTGAAAATACGCCATTCGCTTTTGAGCCCTCTGTATGTAGAACCGTTCACCAATGTCCAGGGAAAATTCTAATCACCGACGAAAACTACTACGACTTGCAGTCGTCGTAGCGCTCTTGACTGCTGCTGTCGCTGGCGTTGCTGCAGACACAACGACGACGGAGGGCCACGGTCATGGCGATGACGACCACGGAGAAGCCGAAACTACTAGCGCCCACCAGGAAGAGACCAAAACTACGAGTGACCACCATGGGGGTGCCGAAACTACGAGTGGTCATCATTCGGATGGGGACAGTCACGATGAAGGAACCGAAACCACTGGTGGTCACCATTCCGATGGAAATAGCGATGACCATCATGCAGGCGAGAGCAGCGGTGACCAGCATAACCAAAGTTCGATGGCGTGGCTGGCCAGTATCGCTGGCTTGCTCGCGCTCTCTGCGGTTTCCGTTGGACCCGTCTACTGGTTTGGAAAACAACGAAATCACATCTCGAATGTCGATGCTGCCCATGTTGCCGCAGTCGGACTTATTCTAGTGAGTGCAGCCGTTCACCTCTATCTATTCCTCCAGCACAGCGAACTCGAGATGCTCCTCGCTGGACTCGGATTTATCGGCGCAGTCGTCCTGTTTTTCCTCGGAATCAGCCGACGACTTCTCTACGCAGTCGGCATTCCGTACGTCGCAGCACAATTCGTTCTCTGGTGGATGAGTGACATGCCACACCTCCAGAGTTACGGCCTGCTCGACAAGGCCTCCCAAGCGTTGCTTGTCGTCGTCCTGACGTACCTTCTCATCGTGGAATAGCCCTCGCGACCGTGAAATACGAGACTATCTACCGATGCGCAGACAACCGCCATGGAGTGCAGGCCTTTCAAATCGAGATTCTCGTTGGTTGCTCGTTACCGGCAACCGGCTAGTCGTTGCTGCTGTGCTCCTCTCCAGCATACTGTTTCTGCTTGTTCTGTTCATGTCCGTCGGCGTTCTCTCCAGTCGGCCGTCGAGTCCAATGAACCTACTCTTCAGTGCGTTACTCGGCGGGAATTCCACGCTGATTTCTGTCGTGCTTTCGATCAACCAACTCGTTCTCTCGCGCGAGTTGGGCGCAACCGGTGAGTTCCATAGTTGGCTGTCCATCTTGCCTGATGAACCTTCGCACCCAAACTGCATCCTGACGGCGTTAGTTCGGGTTCCGGTGGTCATTTTGAAATAGTGGTGCAGAAACGGAACTCCGTATCGGGATGGTCTGTCGCTGTTGAATTTTGAAAGTAAAGGGTTGACCACCTATTTGACGTGGTTGCGCGGGTGTTTCACTCATATCCTGTGATTTATAATGGATAATTGGGTTAAATCTCCATCGCTTTCTAGATACTATGGCAACTAAAACCACGGAAGACGAACTACTCCGAACTGCTCTTATCGTTCTGGGTGTCATCGTCCTGATTCCAGTGCTGTTGATGGCCTTTGCGGTGCCGATGATGGGGATGATGGGTTGGTGGGGTGGTGGCATGTTCGGACGAGGAGTCTCGCCAGTATGGGGATTCGGTATGATGTTCGTGTGGCTCCTCGTTCTATTGGGCATCAGCTATGCTTTGTATCGTGGACTTGTCGGGCGCAGTGATAGCGCTCGTACTAATGACCCAGCGCTTGACGAACTCCGAACCGCATTTGCTCGCGGGGAAATTTCCGAAGAAGAGTTCGAGATGCGCCGGGAGAAACTTCGAACAGATAGGTAGAGTAACGACATTCCCGAAATCGGGTTACGATTGATCGGGGAAGCTCCCGGAGAAGTCGCCCGATTACGAGACTGTCATTGCGATCAACAGAAAAAGTCCTACTCTGTTAAATTGTATCACTGGGGTCGTGTTTGTCCGCCATTCGCTCGACTTCGGCCTCGTATCGGTTTTGGAGGGTCGAATCATCAACGGCTTCGAGATCGGCAGGTGGGACGTCTTTCGCAGCGGTCACCGAATCCATGTCGACCGCCTGTGCAGCGAGCTCTCGGCGATAGAGTCGCTTACCGTCTGGCGTTGCGTACTTAAGGATGATGAGATCACGATTGTTGTACCCACGCTCGACAAGCCACACACGGATATCCCCAGTTTCAGTAGCCATAGTGATAGTGACGGGAATCACGATGTTAGGCAGTTTGGTCTCCCTTCGCATTCGAAATCGGTGTCAGGAATACCTGAATTCGAGAGAATAGCGATACTCGCAGTTAAGTCTCTAATGAGTCTCGGGATTCGATGCCGTCCAGTGAACTGGGTCGGTGACGTACATTGAACTGCGGCACTATCCAGTTCTACCGAGTGAGTGCATTATACAGCCACGCGAAGGCGTAGATGAAGATGAAACTGATGATCGCTGCTTCGATCATGCCTGCTACGGTTCCGACAATGGTCGGTTCGAAGAACAGGTGCCACTGTTCCATCATCTCGACTGCGCCTTCGTAGACGCCGACTGCTCCAAAGATTCTCAGAAGGAGCATGACGACGGCTGAAACAATTGCCGCGGCACTAGCGAATGCTAGTGCGTTGAGTTTCATCGTTTCGTGGGCAGTCTCCGATTCGTACTCTCTATGGCTAGTGGTCGTAGTGCTCATACGTAGAGATACGTCGCGCTCGTTCAATCGGATTGCAGCTTAAATTCGAAAGCACTCGCCATTGCCCAATCCTCTGTGGCTTCATTTCGAACCAAAACGAAAGACAGGAGTAAGACCGTGTGAATAGTTCACATAGGATGTTTCGATATAAACGTCGTCGCGCTAAATGTAATAACAGTTTTAACCACCGTCTAGAAGATGCTCTGGTCGCTGACTCGCGGTAGCTGATTATCGTGCCAGATACTATCTTTCAGAGTAACCGTATGGATTGCCTATTCCTTCACATTTTTAAGGGCAATTGGCAAAAGTGATGCGGGCCAAGTTTCATGTATGGAAACCACTGTCGTCAGCGGAATCCTCGAATCGTTACGAATCGGGGTCGGTTTCCTTTGGACCGCTGCATGGGCAATCACTATGGGGTTAATGATCACGAGCCTCGTGCAAGTCTACGTCTCGAAAGAACGGATGGCACGCCTGCTCGGCGACGATGACCTCAGTGGACTCGCGAAGGCGACCGTCTTCGGTGCTGCTAGTAGTGGTTGTAGCTTCGGGGCCGTTGCTATCGCAAAGGGGTTGTTCAAGAAGGGGGCCCACGTGGTCAACGTTCTTGCGTTTATGTTCGCCTCGACGAATCTCATTATCGAACTCGGTTTGATGATCTTGATCCTCCTCGGCTGGGAGTTTCTCGTCGCCGAACTCCTCGGAGGCCTCATTCTCATCGCGGTGATGGCTCTTATCGTCCACGTAACACTCCCGGAAAATCTCTTTGAAGACGTTCGGAAGGAACTGAATCAGCAAGACCACGACCACGGTGTCACCGAGGATCCGACGTGTGGAATGGAGGGCAAGGACGAGTACTCGCTCATGACAGACGGGGGTGAAACACTGAAGTTCTGTTCCGCTGGGTGTCTGGAGACGTACCAGCAGGAGGTTGCGAGCAGTGGTGACTGGCGGGACGAGTTATTGACGTGGGGTGGCTGGTACAAACTCGGGAATCAGTATCGGAAAGAGTGGTCGATGATTTGGAAAGACGTTATCGCTGGTTTTCTTATCTCCGGCTTCGTTATCGTTTTCGTCCCACAGTGGGTCTGGAACAGTCTCTTCCTTCAGGGAGATGGCCTGCTCGTAAGTGCCGAAAATGCGATCATGGGTGTGACAATTGCCGTCATCAGCTTCGTCGGCAGTATCGGAAATGTTCCGTTCGCCGTTGCACTCTGGGGCGGCGGCATCAGCTTCGCGGGTGTCATTGCGTTCGTCTACGCCGACCTCATCACCATTCCGGTGCTGAACGTTTACCGCAAGTACTACGGCTGGAAGGTGACGCTCTACATCTTCAGTGTGTTCTTCGTCACGATGGCGTTCTCCGGATTTCTTATGGAGGAGTTGTTCACTGCCTTGGGTATCGTGCCAAACCTCGCTGGCGGGGAGACGGCGACCGAACAGACGTATTTCGAACTCAACTACACGTTCTATCTCAATGTCGTCGCGTTCGCGCTCTCGGGATTCCTCTTCTACGTCTACCGACGAGGACTTGGCGCACCCGGGCAGTACCGGGATCCCGTCTGCGGGATGCGGATCGACGACAGCGGTCCGAGCGTGACCCACGACGGTGAAACCTACTATTTCTGCTCCAATCGATGTAAGCAGTCGTTCGAGAGCAATCCGGCTGAGTTCTCGCAGCTACACCCACAAATTTCTGGGACGAGTTCTTCTCAAAGCCACGAGCATCATTGAACGACCCACTCTAGCCTTCGTCACTGCTTATATACCCGCTATAATTTCGCTCGGCGGAAACGACTTGTGTTGTTTTTAAAACACCATAGAATTGGCGCAGCAACGACATCGATAATCATCCCTTCGAATCCAGTATGAAAGAGCAACCCCAATCGAGTGGCCAGCCGTGCGACGGCCTTTCCGATACGGAATCGAGTCTCGAACTCCACGATGGACGAAACCTCTCCTACACCGAATACGGAGACCTATCCGGTACTCCAGTATTTTTCTTCCACGGAACACCTGGGTCCCGCATTTGTGTCCCGGACCCACTCGCAATATCGTCAAACAACGTCCGGTTCATCACCGTCGACCGACCCGGCTACGGTAAATCGACGCCGATTTCCAATCGATCCCTGATGGACTGGTCCGACGACGTGGCCCAGTTAGCCGATACTCTCGGCATTGAGGAGTTCGCCGTTGCAGGGCTCTCAGGCGGCGGACCATACGCACTGGCTTGCGGAGCAGCACTTCCGGATCGAGTTACAACTGTCGACGTGATTAGCTGCATGGCTCCGATAGGAGTGGGAAACACGACCGAGGGGATGTCGTTGTATAATCGGCTTGGATTCCTCCTCGCTCGTTATACACCATTCGTGCTACCACTGGTTCTCCGCTCGATGGCTCGGCAAGCACGAGATGACGCCGAAGCGGTCGTTTCCGACGCTCGCTCCCGATACACACCATCCGACCAGCAGATACTGGACGACCCAGATATCCGACGAGATATGGCACGCGAACTAGCGTCTGCGTACAAACACAGCGTCGAGGGGCACGTCGAGGATTTGAAGTCACTTGCACGGTCGTGGGAGTTCGAGCTCGCCGAAATCTCCATCCCGGTTCGACTGTGGCACGGCGGCGACGACCGCAACGCACCGCTTCCGATGGCCGAGTATCTCGCCGAAACGATTCCTCACAGCCATCTCACGATCTTTCCCGAGGAGGGCCACCTCATCGCGTACGAACACTTCGACGAAATTCTTGGCGCACTCGCCGAGAAGAGCGTCTCTAGACAGAACGGCACAAGAGAGTGACGAGCAAATCGCATCCAATGTGACTGCATACTCTCATCGGTAGCTTCGTTACGTGTGCCGCTGAACGGATACGGTATGCGGTTTCTCCGATTAACACTCGGTCCGGAACTCATCGCGCCCAGTCCAGCAGCGACCAGTGGCGAGGTACTCAACGTTCAGTACGTCTCCGATGGAACAGTTCTAGAGCTCTACTCGGTCGAGGGAGACCTGGATAGGATTTTACACCAGATGGAAACCAGTCCGAACACGTGTCGGTTCGAATATCTGGGCACCCAGGCTGGTAGGCATTACATTTTCCACTCCGGGCGTCCGAGCGAGGAAGTGCAGGCTCTCATCGAACTGCTAGAAGAGTTCCATCTGATGGTCGTCCTTCCGTTGCTATTCGATGATACGACTGGCGCGACGGTCGACATCATCGGGGAAGCCGAGTCCTTACACCAGGTATACAAGCAATTCCCGCCGGAAATTCGACACCGAACGACAATCGAACAAGTGGGCAAGTACGTCCCGAATTACTCTGGCATTCTGTCAGTCCTCACTGAACGCCAGCGAGAAGTGTTGCATGCGGCCGTCGCAGTCGGCTACTATGCGACACCGCGGTCGGGAACCGCCGAAGACGTTGGTGAAGTCGTCGGGTGTGCGCCGAGTACGGCGGCTGAACATCTTCGGAAACTCGAAGCACGACTCTTTATCCACCTCGTAGGCTCGGAGTGAGCGCGAAACTAAGAATCTCGTTTTTGTATAGACGGTACGTATACACTGCTTGGTGGAGTACTCTAGTGAAGAGGTGAGAACAGTGGTCGACTCACAACCTCAGTACAACGAGTTCCGATCTACGATTGCTGGCGTTACCATTGAAGGACGTGCCCACTCGCTGAGCGCGTGGTTCGTCCTCGCGCTCAGACTGGTCATTGGGTTCGCGTTCTTCTACACGGGTATCGAGAAGATTCTCGGCGGGTTCGACGCACAGAACTACCTCGTAAACGTCGCCGCGACGAATGGGAACCCCCTTGCAGGACTGTTCCTGTCGATGGGGCAGACGTCGTGGTTCGTCGATTTTGTGAACGTCGCCGTTCCGTGGGGAGAAGTGGCCATCGGACTTGGCCTCATAGTCGGACTTCTGACCCGTCTCGTGGCGTTCTTCGGTGCGTTCCTGATGCTCATGTTCTACTTCGGCAACTGGAACCTCGAACACGGGTTCATCAACGCTGATTTCATGTACCTGCTGGTATTCCTCTCTGTCGCTGCGTTCGGTGCCGGTCGTATTCTCGGTCTCGACGCCATCGTCGAACAGTACAAAATCGATGGACGGGCCTTGCTCGACCGATACCCTCAGTTGGAATACGTTCTCGGCTGAAACTCATATTTGACGCAAAAAACGGTGTTCGAACGAGTTCGCCGTTCGGCTGGCTCCGTAATCAGTGCATGCTGCGGCAGCTCTCGGCGCACTCGCTGAGAACGTCTGCACAGAGCTGGCAGTGGTCGTGGTCGTGTTGCTCGCATTCATCGGCACACGCCTCACAGACGTCCGCACAGAGTTCACCGAGTTGGTCGCTGTAGTCCGAATCGCGGGCCATGAACCGTGCGTGCAGCGATGCGATGTCCGCGACGTCACGGCAGAGACGGATGCACTCGGCCATGTCTTCGCCGTGGTCGGCACACGCATCGGCACACCACTCACAGGCTTCGGCGGCTTCCGTACAGATTTCAATGCAGTCGCGCTGTTCTTCGCTCAGGTGGTCGATCTCGGAGACGGTGTCTGAAAGCGACATTGCATCCATTACTATGGGATGCTGCTTTTCCGGGATTGTGGCTTCGATTGTAAAGGAACAACGACTGTAATCCAGACCATCGACGGGTTCGTGGAGGTGCTGTATTCGCAACGGACGAGCGCAGAATCCCGAGATTGGCCATGAACCATGGAACGTAACTCGCTGCTGTGGAGGATCTTCGTCCTCATGGGGTAAGTAGTCCGACCGGAGGTTTACAAACCGAAATAGGGAGGTTGATATTCGGTGGTTTGTTAACGGTCACGTTGATTCCATCGTTTCTACCGCGGTGTGTCTACTTTGAAGCATGCACTGGCTCTCTTCGACGTCCTCGCGTTTCCGTTCAAAATCCCACCCCTATGAGGCGTATCGCAGATACACGAACTGATGAGGAGACAAAAAGCGTGAAGCTATTACTCGTTGGCTGCCTCCTGCAGTGATTCGTACTGTTCGACGATCTCCTCGGCACAGGACGAGCAACAGACGTGGTACATATCCCCGGAATCGACTTCCACCGTCTCACCGTCGCCACTAATCTGGTTTCCACAGATTGAACATTGGATGCCAACGTCGCCACTTCGGAGCGCTGGTTGCCACGACGAATGCAGCACCGATTCGACTTTGTAGTCCTCGATTGCCGCCTCGTCTAAGGTGTCGGTGAACAACTCGTGAACTTCCGACGTGTCGAGAATCACTTTAGCTACGATACGCGATTCGACCGTCTGAAACACGTGTTCGACACCTTCGATGGATACCAACTGTGACCGGATATCCGCCGCCTTACTGGCTTGAACGTCGAGAATCAGCAGCAGTTCGTCGGCTCTCGAAAGCTGTGTTTGATCCATCTCGACGGTAAATCGTCGAACGATACCGAGGTCTTGGAGTCGTTCGACCCGGTTGGACACCGACGGAGGTGACAGACCGACGACGTCGGCAATCTCCCGATATGGGCGACGGGCGTCTTCGAGCAACAATTGCAGGATTTCGATATCGGTGGAGTCCAACTCGGTCATTAATGGGGTCGGGAGAGGTTCGGGGTAATTCGTGCAACTGCTTGTCGCTTCTTTGGAAGAGTGTGATAGTTCATGCTCAGCGTTCCACGGTATACCCTGCGTTCTCGATGGCTTGTGCAATGGTATCTGTGTCTGCGTTTCCGCTAACCCTGACCCGGTCGGACTCATTATCTGCGGCGGCGTTCTCAACGTCGTCTAATTCTTCGAGTGTCGATTCGACTGTCTGTTCGCATCCGCCACAGCTCATCCCTTCGACGGTAAGTTCGGTCGTCATATCGCGATAATACGGGCGAACGTCTTTTTCTCGTTTCGGCTTCGAATCCGCGCATCATCGGTCGATAAATTCGAGGTTTCAAAACTAAGCGATTCGAAGGCCTTTTCAGCCAGCGAGAAAACCCGAAATGCTTTATTCCGATTACAAGCATCCGTGACCGTGTGTGAGGATTGTTATCCACGCGAACTCCTCACCCTCCACCGGCGTAGTCGTCTTGCTCTTCCTCGGCGTGAACCGACGACTCCTCTACACGGGCGGCATTCCGTATGTCGCGGCGCAACTCGTCCTCTGGTGGACAAGCGGCATGCCACACTTCCAGGGTTACGGTTTATTGGACAAAGTTAACCAGACGCTGTTGGTCGTCGTCTTGGCGTACCTCTTGATCGCCGAATAACTGGACGATGCGAGTCGTCGCCGCTATTGTTCGCGTTGGAGGCGTTCCCGGCGCGTATCGAACTCCTCTTCAGAGAGGTCGCCGCGGGC belongs to Haladaptatus cibarius D43 and includes:
- a CDS encoding alpha/beta fold hydrolase encodes the protein MKEQPQSSGQPCDGLSDTESSLELHDGRNLSYTEYGDLSGTPVFFFHGTPGSRICVPDPLAISSNNVRFITVDRPGYGKSTPISNRSLMDWSDDVAQLADTLGIEEFAVAGLSGGGPYALACGAALPDRVTTVDVISCMAPIGVGNTTEGMSLYNRLGFLLARYTPFVLPLVLRSMARQARDDAEAVVSDARSRYTPSDQQILDDPDIRRDMARELASAYKHSVEGHVEDLKSLARSWEFELAEISIPVRLWHGGDDRNAPLPMAEYLAETIPHSHLTIFPEEGHLIAYEHFDEILGALAEKSVSRQNGTRE
- a CDS encoding four-helix bundle copper-binding protein; protein product: MSLSDTVSEIDHLSEEQRDCIEICTEAAEACEWCADACADHGEDMAECIRLCRDVADIASLHARFMARDSDYSDQLGELCADVCEACADECEQHDHDHCQLCADVLSECAESCRSMH
- a CDS encoding AsnC family transcriptional regulator; the encoded protein is MTELDSTDIEILQLLLEDARRPYREIADVVGLSPPSVSNRVERLQDLGIVRRFTVEMDQTQLSRADELLLILDVQASKAADIRSQLVSIEGVEHVFQTVESRIVAKVILDTSEVHELFTDTLDEAAIEDYKVESVLHSSWQPALRSGDVGIQCSICGNQISGDGETVEVDSGDMYHVCCSSCAEEIVEQYESLQEAANE
- a CDS encoding DoxX family protein, which encodes MAGVTIEGRAHSLSAWFVLALRLVIGFAFFYTGIEKILGGFDAQNYLVNVAATNGNPLAGLFLSMGQTSWFVDFVNVAVPWGEVAIGLGLIVGLLTRLVAFFGAFLMLMFYFGNWNLEHGFINADFMYLLVFLSVAAFGAGRILGLDAIVEQYKIDGRALLDRYPQLEYVLG
- a CDS encoding heavy-metal-associated domain-containing protein — encoded protein: MTTELTVEGMSCGGCEQTVESTLEELDDVENAAADNESDRVRVSGNADTDTIAQAIENAGYTVER
- a CDS encoding permease, producing METTVVSGILESLRIGVGFLWTAAWAITMGLMITSLVQVYVSKERMARLLGDDDLSGLAKATVFGAASSGCSFGAVAIAKGLFKKGAHVVNVLAFMFASTNLIIELGLMILILLGWEFLVAELLGGLILIAVMALIVHVTLPENLFEDVRKELNQQDHDHGVTEDPTCGMEGKDEYSLMTDGGETLKFCSAGCLETYQQEVASSGDWRDELLTWGGWYKLGNQYRKEWSMIWKDVIAGFLISGFVIVFVPQWVWNSLFLQGDGLLVSAENAIMGVTIAVISFVGSIGNVPFAVALWGGGISFAGVIAFVYADLITIPVLNVYRKYYGWKVTLYIFSVFFVTMAFSGFLMEELFTALGIVPNLAGGETATEQTYFELNYTFYLNVVAFALSGFLFYVYRRGLGAPGQYRDPVCGMRIDDSGPSVTHDGETYYFCSNRCKQSFESNPAEFSQLHPQISGTSSSQSHEHH
- a CDS encoding helix-turn-helix domain-containing protein gives rise to the protein MRFLRLTLGPELIAPSPAATSGEVLNVQYVSDGTVLELYSVEGDLDRILHQMETSPNTCRFEYLGTQAGRHYIFHSGRPSEEVQALIELLEEFHLMVVLPLLFDDTTGATVDIIGEAESLHQVYKQFPPEIRHRTTIEQVGKYVPNYSGILSVLTERQREVLHAAVAVGYYATPRSGTAEDVGEVVGCAPSTAAEHLRKLEARLFIHLVGSE